GATGAAAAACAGCAATATTGGGTATCggatttcaggaatttttttaaactgtatagTATTTATATTTTATGCCTATTTAAATCAGAACTGTTAAACAGAAATGTATTCTTTTCCGTTTAATGTATCCTGAATTTATctacattaaaagtaaaattagtaGCTGGCTGTGATCTATAAATTTTAGGGACCCCTGCAAAAAATCTGCAGGACTGCTAATTGCCACTGGATTGCTCagcctcaaaaagaaaaaacactaatttttttACCAAGTTGTTGTTGAGTTTTTAATcacttcaatatttttacttaaattttgaattcattcgtttaaatggtttatttatttgttattattattattgttttaaggttTTTAACTTACACTTGTGTGGGTCTTTTATCCTGATTTTTGGAAACTCATTAAGTTACGTagctttttcaaatttattttgttatttgggCTGTGGGCCCTTTAGAGGCCTGCCCCACTCCCCGCACCATGGGAGGCTGCTGGTAGGTAGATCTGAACCTGATCAGTAGttaaaagtaaatagaaaataaaattaatctttcataaagCAAAATCATGCTGATATGGTAAATGACTAATTTGATTTATGTTTATCTGAAACTCTGCATTAACTGATAATAAGTTTCTTTCTATATATCTGATTTGACAACTGATAATCATGATAACATATTATGTTACAAATAAAAAATCTTGTAGAATGCCTAATTTTCCTGCACCATTAGGTACCATAAAAACTTTGATTGCaatgattaatttaattagattgcTTTTAATCACATTTCATATGGTATAAAACTTCAGAAAAttatattgcaaaaaatattttcataatattgaaaaatttaatgttcaAGTGTTTATTATATATGTATTATTATacactttttaataatttctaaactgatattaatttttataattaattatttatatttttaatttgtacataaatatctTAGGACTTCTTTATCAACTGTAGTTATCATTGCTTATATGCTGCAAGTTATACAAAAATCTTTCATGCTAATGTTTAAATGCATGTATGCTATAATAATATGCTTTGAACTTGTGATTGAAACAAATGAAATTCTTTTGAACATATTCTGTGTgataaaataaacctttttgttCCTCGATTGCTTTTGCTTCATCTACCCCTTCCGCCTAGTGGGAAAAATTGGACCTGGTGTTTTCTTACTGCAAATTTCTTTTTTGCCATCATCCAAATTGTTTCAGATACTTATGTCCAAACGGGGCTTAGACTGATTTCTCATGTTATCATACTATAACTTtacctaaaatataaataaacaattatgTATGTAATGTTAAATTATTACATAACTTTGTTTGTTAGTATTTGCAAGTAAAAAACTAAGATACACATAAttcattgaaataataataaatgttagaCACTTGTTATTCTACTGTATTAGGCCAgtagcattaattatttttctaaaaaccagttaatatttttgaattaaggtaaaaaaaacattgaataattttcatttggtcaaattataaaaattttcattcacagGGGGAAGAGATGTTCTCCCCACTTTTTGTTCACCCACTTCTACTACTGGTTTTAAGCAGTGGTGTATGTGTGActtctttatttattccttaatagaATATCAGTATATGGTGATTCTATTCCTATTATTTATCATTCAATTTAGTATTGCATGTGCTTGCTTAGCTGTAAGCACTGATCAGCAGCATCAGTTAGCAATGGAAGGTTGGCGAAGAGCTAAGGTCAATATCAAGATCAAAGCACAGACATTTTTCCATTGTTATGGATTTGAGAATCAGACATTGCCTCCTGAAGATCCTCTTGGTGGTGGCGTTCCTTAccaaaatgtaattatttttataaaagtatttttaacgaTCAAGAAATTTTATGTTTATGTAGTTCAGGATATTTATGCTCTTCTAATGTCAATAAGTCGGCCACAATGACATAAAATATCTTAGAAATAACATGtatgtagtttaaaattaaatgtgatGCATTTTGACATTCATTTAAGTATCACTAATCATAAGATAATTGCAGTAAATTAAAGGCACCTTTTCTTGAAttagtaatgagtcattttattttaagcagTGTGCTCATCCATCTGGTTTgtctttttgcttatttttcaagTAGCAGGTAGTACCATTCTTAAATGGTTAGTTTTCATTTGTTCTTCATTCTACTGTAGTTTtgtatggttttaattttagTGGGATGTCTAATCAAatgttttagtgaaaaaaaaaatcctcttttagaGTAAATTGTACTTAAAGGGAAGGGCCGACCATTGAGTATTGATAACTTTTGCACTTCTAACTTCTAATTATCTGCTCTGATAGGCTGATTACTGGTTCTGTACTATTTATTTTGCTTACCCAGTAGTTAGCCATGGTCTAAGTATGACCTTTCAAAATGTGCATTACATACAGGATCTACACTAAGCATTCTCCATTGCTCCAAATGCGATAAAATAGTAAATTTGGCGAAGCAAACTCATACTTAACCCCAACTATTGGCAAACGGAACATTCTCTTCAAAATTTTCTCATGGAAAGTTCTCCAAAAATATATTCCCCTCCATCCCCAAAATTAGgtcaaaaaattgttaaaaattctactagagaagaaaaaaatcctcCAGATTGACAATTAGTTTGAAGTTGCTACCCATTGCGAAAAATGCAGGTTGTATAATGAAAATTGAATGTCTTGCAAATTGTTTTTAAGTTTATGCTGCAAATCCATACTAATAAtgtaaagctgaagagtttgattgttcgtttgtttgtttgaataCGCTAATCTTtggaactactggtttgaattgaaaaattctttttgtgttgaatagttcatttattgaggaagtCTATAGGCTATATagcatcacgctatgactaataggattggagcagcaataaaaaatattttaaaaacggaaaatttatatcataatataaattgcttggaacgccgaattaacgtttatttttgaggtagactgtGCATTGCAGCTAGTTGAAGATATAAACGTTTGCGTTGCATATTTCATTAAATCTAACTTTGTTGGCTGATTGAAGTTTTTTACTTCTTgtattttcgaaaacatttcaCCCTAAATCTGccataatttctattttgctccccccgaatgaatgttgagtttttttttttccatccaaccacacatgcatatatacctaagaatgtGTGGATGTCCGGAATGTGTTTCACCTACTGATTATCATTATACACGTATGTGATATAAATCCctctattcatatttttactgtgAATTGTGTCTATACTTTTGGGACGGGGTGTAGTTTTTgtacatgcaaaaatatttgcttattagTAATTATAACAATCTTCTAAATATTTTCTGAGTTTTactaaaagatgtttttaaccaaaaattaagagaaataagtgtataatttatatattttttccattttgtatttcctgatttcagaatttttcttaaagttgTTTTCCCActgagttttcaaagaaaaacaaaatgtaaatgaaaaactGCTCTCAATTACttagtaatattttaaacagttgcaagagcttttagtttattttcctagtttcagaaaaattttattcattatacaataaataaatgaattaaactaAACTTTTAGTCACAATTTGTACCTAATTAGCTGCTTATTATGTTGCTGCAGATCATAAATTAAGCTAGTATTTATTTCACTAAGTATgatactcttttttgttacactaaagttttaattttttaaattttagtcagtattggtCAGTATTTGTCAAGTttggtcagtaaagtcagtattttataaattttggtcagtaaagtcagtattttatacattttgGTTAGTGAAGTCGGTATTTTTGACCCTGCAAACAGTTTTACCCCCTGCCACAAGACACCATGACTTTCTGACCACTCTTTGAATGGATTTAACTTACTAAGATGTTTTCCAAAAGCGCTATTTAGGGAATGGACCTCACCAGGTGTCTCTCTTACTTATCTCTCAGCTGGAAACTTTTAGTTACATGCACAGAAATATCCTTTAGgcaaataggggattagccgcaagttttgagcttttgtaatcatttatctttaaaatacttcccatgCTTGAGCAGCTGATATCTTGGCACTCAGAAGGAATTTAAAGTCATAGGAGttacgataaaagaaccgaaCAGCAAAGAGATgtttctgtgtttattggtcgtttggAAGTGCCACAATGtgtcaaaaggcaccgaagaatattttttatcctcttagaaaatcattcacACACTTAAAGCATTTTTTCCATTGAATTCCCTTGCTCACAACTTGAATCTATCAGTCAattgtttaaagaatgttttctagagaccttttgaaagatagagcatcttacatttaacagttttgatttcttaggtttacaaaaagaaaaaaaaaatgatttactaaGATGGaagctaaaagaaaaataaatcaataaaataattgttgttataaaatttattgctttacGTCCTATcatctattgtttattattttaccaCTATGCACTGTGtcaattaaatgaatatttcagtacatattagcaaccttgtatgttattgcactatttaatccAGAGCCTAAAAATTAACAAGCGATGCGATTTTTGAATGCAAGTTCAATAGCAAAAACAATATTATAATCCCAATGTCAAAATGTGGAGAGAAAATTGCTATTACAgtgtagcaaaaagcaactctgTTCGTTATCTGCGACATGCACCTCAAAGGTTTTCGGGCTGATCAAGGAATGGGTTAAAGCAAGTATCAActtagttctttattttaaaaacattaacatATATTTAAGAAATGGTATGgaataaaaatcagttttttccaTATTTGTTCAATTAAAATGTGTTGAGTCATTGTTCTCTGCTTGaagttatttctttgttttgtaGATAACTGGATGTTCTATTGAAGGCATTAATCATTGTCCTAAGTGCTGGCAGATACTGAGGAATGCAATAAACAGTAGTCTTAAAATTAGTGGTGGCATAGGATTGTTCTTTAGCTTTACAGAGGTAAAACTTCATGAAGttgatcatttttttcattttagatattAAACATCTAGAACTCTtgaattgtttctttaaaatacaGCCTATTATTTTAATAGGTTATTTCACCTATAAGATAAATATGCATATTTTCCTCTAGTTTGTTGGTGTATGGTTGACTGTTCGATATCGCAACCAGAGAGATCCACGAGCTAACCCTAGTGCTTTTCTCTAAAACTAACAATTTCAAGGTATGCATGTAATGCTGTTAACACCTGTTTTTTGTTGTAaccgtttttcttctttttttttctgaaaggtatctAAGTACTCTTACtaaccattaaaataaatattgcagtATGGGACCCAAATCTAGAATGCAATACATCTGGATTTTagaattttaggaattttaggtcTTCTCTGAAAAAAGTACCATAATGTTAGACATTatagttctttttaaattttccacaAACTACGCACCCATTATTAGTTatcaagttttctttcttttcttttgcaatCTTAATAGAAACAGTGTACCAATTGCTATCTCTGTTTTTATATCTATTTCTGGTATAGATGTAAACCGCAGCTAAATTTTAGGTATAAGTTACCGTTTATTTGCTTGTATTGTAGCAGGTGGTGTGTGTAGCCCAGTGTTGTGATACTCTGTAAATATTCAGAGCTTATACACTCCTCTCTTAgtttattaaaaagtatttttggttTTTCAACCAAAGATGGAGTTTCCACTGCTGATGAGTACTGGCTccatttattaatgaattttctgttctccctttaattttttgtgctaTCATAACATACTTTATTTAAACCTTTAAATCTTTTATAAGCTATTCGCGTGGCTTAACTGTTTGCTGCTTTTGTGCATCTTTAAGCTTTCGGTTtgatatttttgttactattcatgaaaaaacaagcaatacaaaataaaaattgcaaagagCAAGAACACGGAAACAACATCAAAATGAAAAACGTGAACCAGGGATTGATACCTTGTCAAGGGGAAGACCAATCCCTTAGTTC
This sequence is a window from Uloborus diversus isolate 005 chromosome 10, Udiv.v.3.1, whole genome shotgun sequence. Protein-coding genes within it:
- the LOC129231533 gene encoding tetraspanin-13-like; this encodes MCGGFTCSKNALIALNIIYILVSFILIGVAAYSRVASIVTNLAIVGGIIACGVFLFLLSLMGLIGAIRHHQVLLFFYMVILFLLFIIQFSIACACLAVSTDQQHQLAMEGWRRAKVNIKIKAQTFFHCYGFENQTLPPEDPLGGGVPYQNITGCSIEGINHCPKCWQILRNAINSSLKISGGIGLFFSFTEFVGVWLTVRYRNQRDPRANPSAFL